The sequence GATTAGTCAGGTGCTGAACCATGAACAAAGCCGCATCAAGTTGATGCacttaaaaaaagggaaaatgccACTATATAAGAATGAACATTAATTTTCCATAACTAATTGAGGGCAATTACTCCATATCTGCAACTTGTCACCTAGACATAACCAAGTTTGTTAGAGGCGGCACAACGGAAGAACTAAACATGGAATCCCCCACATACTTGCAGTTCTCACAATCAACTTTCAAGGATTTGGGAATAAAAAATCTATCACAAGCATGAGATCCCATAATTTCTGAGGCGCTTTTACTGGTATTAACATTGACGTGTAGCTTCTGAACAGAGCCTCCACTCACCCGTCTTCTCTTCCTTGATGTCTTCCACTTCAACTGGGATAGCGTATCATCCTTCAAAAGATCTGGAACGAATCCCAAGCCTTTTAATCTATCATTTCCTGAGTCCAACTGAGAGTTTACACATCCACCTTCATCCTTCTTTGACCATCCAATATCACATATTGCAGTTTGTGCTAGTTTGCCATCGGAAGACTTACTAACAACATGCGCTGATTCTCTTCCAGATAATATTGAGGTCACAAGATCTGGCCTCTCCTTCATATGCTTCCAACTGTTTTCATACCATTCCTCAGAATGTCTCAAGTCACTGCGACCAAAGACTAATTCTTGCTTTTCTCCtgcaaaaaaatataaaagtttcaAGATATGCACAACTCATTGATTTCCATTCTGCATTAACATGgcatttaatatttgaaagggaTATCTTTTCAAACCTGGGAAATAAACATGGATCCTGTCTTCAGATTCTTTCTGAACTACAATTCCTTCCCACCAACCATCATGCCACCATGCATCCACAACAGAGCCAACATCAAAAGCCCATGACACTCTGCCTTTGTTAGAACCAGGGGGTGGTGGGCGAACAGTTGTCCTCCCACAAATCCGAAGACCCGACTCATCAGGAACTGCAACCCTAGATGCTAAAATCCATTCCTAAAAacagaataaaatatttaataagatATAGAAAGTGGACTATGCTGATATAACAACAATATTAGAAAAGAGACAGTTTCATTTACTTTATAAATAGAAGATCATAATAACACTTGATGATTACCTCCAGATTGCTAGTTTCATCAGCCGCATCCATAATATCTTGATACCGAACCTTCACTTTACATCTGTGCTTCTTGATGATCAAAGCTCTAAGCCAACAGCCTCTAATGCCACTGTCCTGAGAGAGCACTTCAACTTGTGAGCCTATTGCCAAAAACTGCGGAAGCTTTTGTTTAATAGCCTCTTTTCTATGTATAAAAGGGACAGCGGAGCCATCTTTTAGAGCGCATGTTTCAGGTTCATTTCTGTAATCAATCAAACTGTTactgatattttgaaaatttgcaCGAGATGCATCAACTGACTCTTCTTTGTTAGTCAATTGCAAGCATGCATCAGCATCTTCTGACCGGCAATGCCTCTTGTTGGGTCTGCTCCCTGAAGCGTCATTGAGGTTTCCTTCAACGCCAACATCATCTGATGACTGAGATCTTACATCAGGCATTAGAGTAGAAGTGTACATATATCTGAGTATCTCCTGTTTCCAGTAACCTTTAACCTGTGTTATGTCAAAGGGCTTGACCTCATCATTATCAAACTGTTTGTGGCAAACAAATGGTTCCAACTGGGTATGTGTAGCCTCATTCAGAAATTTCTCAAAATGCTGGGGACCAAGGACAGTTGCCAATCCATCTATGCATTCAATGCTGAGATCTTGATgacaaagagaaaagaaaatctcTCTGTCATTAAAATTGAGAGGCAAAACAATACCAACCTCATCAATTTTATGAAACCATCGTACCACAACCATCCTGTTGCCTCTAGAGTCCTCATACATATCTTCCAAGTAAGCAACAAGACGCTTATCCTCTTCAGCCAGTACATACACAAAGTCATGAACCTGAAAGGATATAAACAAATGGTGGCACACATCAAGAAAAGAGTTCAGTCACGATAGGAACATAAGGGGCAAAAACAGAACATACATATGCTACTAAAGTTGTATTAGATTAGAAGCACTAAAGAGATTATATCAGAAAAATAATCAGAAAAGGAACTCACTGAGATTTTAATTCCATTACGGCAAAAGGACTGATAATGGTTCCGTCTTTTCCTGCACGTCCATGGAGATCCCAACCACAAAAATTCTTTGGTAAAATGACCCAACCTTTGTAACTGAATGTCCTGAAAGGAATAGATAAAAACATGAATAAAGATATAAATCTCAATTATATCAATAAACAGTTATTGCCAAAACTTGAATAAGACAGTAAAGGTAAGAAGCAGTAAGTTCTATTATTCACACCTTAAGGCTGTCAATATATgcatctttattattttgtgatGGACCAGTTGGTTGGGGTGTCTTGGGAAGAGATAAATCTGAAATTTTAACAAATGGATTGAGTTATCACagaatagaaacaaaataaacagTGCAGCATcagaatataataaaaaaaaaatagtagatcTACATATACATAAAACCAGGAGAGAAATATGTAAATGCTTCACCAAAAGAAATCCAACAACAccaaagaatttaaaaaaataaataaataaatacatacataGATGAGGAATGCACAAAGATAAACAGGGAGTTTAAGATGCAGGTtggaaaacacttttaagaaaaaagaatcaaaagaagATATATTCAAGGAATGAAAACGAAAATTGGCCATGGAATATAGGACATATAGATCTTAACCTAGAATTGAGGGCATATGGATTCCGATGCTCTCAACCAGctctttaaaattgaattaatattcCTGCAGCCCAGACCATTGTCAGTTCTCAATAACATGAACACCAGATATACAATGAAGAATAACTCATAATGTTGGAAGAAGGTTGGAAGGCTAAGAATTGCAAAAGTGAAGGAAAGAGACTCAAATCCTTCCTTCCAGATTATTAGGGAAAAAGGGGCTGGCCCAAAAGACAGAGACCAGAGGAAACTCGTTTTTATCATTAGATGACCAAAAAAACTGAAGCAATCTTATTTTTAGGGATTTCaagaaattaaatcaaaattcaaacaaaagcaTAGAATTTTGTATCATAAGAAAAACATAACGAATAAATGCcgcaaatataaaaaattgagagtTGTATCCTTTGAAACCAGAAAAAGAAcagaagattgaaaatttataaaatgaaacaTGTTAATCTGTTTTCCTCAATATCAAACAGGAGGGCCAGGGGAGCCgcaaaggagaagaaaaaacagaCAGAAAGTATTGCTTCTGGCCCAATGGGAAAACAAATCCATCTTCCTAGGAGTAAAATCTACAAAAGGATGAACCACGAAAACTACATCTACACGGCGAACCATAAAGAACCACTGCCCTGCCCTTCAAAGATGGTATTAACAATGCCCAATAGCCTGTCCGGATCTGTAAACCCTAATTATCATAAACGAGATTTACTCCATAAACAAGGATTAGGATCGCTGAATAGCTCGATTGAAGAGCATGAAAGAAACGCAGGATTTATCAAACCTCCGGTTTGTTTAATTGAGAAAAATACCAACGGAAGTTCCaaagggaaatgaaaaaaatttgcaaCAACTCATTAAAATTTAGGAGATAACACCAGCCTCTGTAGATAAATTTCATTAAGACCACTCAGATCTACCAAAAACTCTTATTCAGAGAAACGCCTTCCTCAAAATACAATCCCAAAATGTTGTAgaacaaataacaaaaattccCCTTCGCGtcagaatttatttttttaaaaaaataaaaaatttaaagagcAAAATTTCTTCAAGCAAAACGGTGCACACACCTTGAACTAGGGAGTTCAACCAATCAATCACCTCTCTTCGAGACCGCAGCTTCACCAAAGAGGAAGATGGCGCAGTCGAAATAAGAGATCGATTTCGAATCGCGTAATGATAGGACATGTGCCTCAAACTCTTTTCTTTGCCTATCACAGCCAGATCCGAAGAGCCGTCCTTTCTCTTCAAATAATAATGAACTTCTCTTCTTCCTCTGTCGCTGGACACGAATACCTCCTCCCACCTCACGAACGCAGACGAATTCGTCGACGACGGCGATGTCGCCGCCGGCCTCTCCATCTCCTCTGAGGAACCGCTAATTCAACCTCAATCGCAGAGAAATCACGAGCCCTAGAATCTCCCTCCTCTTTCTCTCCAGACGCCTTCCCTCCCTgtctcctctctctttctctctccacaATGAGAATGAGGGAAAGGGAGTTTTGAATGGCTTTTTGAAATTCAGGAAAGCTAGGGTTTCGAGATGGCGAGATACAGATCAACGGCCGTGATTGCGTTGGTGGAGATAACACGAAGGAAAGTCGTAGGAAATTGCGGGAATTACTAAGGCGGTTTTGTTTTACCGGAAATACCCCTGCAATTT is a genomic window of Vitis riparia cultivar Riparia Gloire de Montpellier isolate 1030 chromosome 1, EGFV_Vit.rip_1.0, whole genome shotgun sequence containing:
- the LOC117914607 gene encoding uncharacterized protein LOC117914607 isoform X1 → MERPAATSPSSTNSSAFVRWEEVFVSSDRGRREVHYYLKRKDGSSDLAVIGKEKSLRHMSYHYAIRNRSLISTAPSSSLVKLRSRREVIDWLNSLVQDLSLPKTPQPTGPSQNNKDAYIDSLKDIQLQRLGHFTKEFLWLGSPWTCRKRRNHYQSFCRNGIKISVHDFVYVLAEEDKRLVAYLEDMYEDSRGNRMVVVRWFHKIDEVGIVLPLNFNDREIFFSLCHQDLSIECIDGLATVLGPQHFEKFLNEATHTQLEPFVCHKQFDNDEVKPFDITQVKGYWKQEILRYMYTSTLMPDVRSQSSDDVGVEGNLNDASGSRPNKRHCRSEDADACLQLTNKEESVDASRANFQNISNSLIDYRNEPETCALKDGSAVPFIHRKEAIKQKLPQFLAIGSQVEVLSQDSGIRGCWLRALIIKKHRCKVKVRYQDIMDAADETSNLEEWILASRVAVPDESGLRICGRTTVRPPPPGSNKGRVSWAFDVGSVVDAWWHDGWWEGIVVQKESEDRIHVYFPGEKQELVFGRSDLRHSEEWYENSWKHMKERPDLVTSILSGRESAHVVSKSSDGKLAQTAICDIGWSKKDEGGCVNSQLDSGNDRLKGLGFVPDLLKDDTLSQLKWKTSRKRRRVSGGSVQKLHVNVNTSKSASEIMGSHACDRFFIPKSLKVDCENCKYVGDSMFSSSVVPPLTNLVMSR
- the LOC117914607 gene encoding uncharacterized protein LOC117914607 isoform X2 — protein: MPSILDLSLPKTPQPTGPSQNNKDAYIDSLKDIQLQRLGHFTKEFLWLGSPWTCRKRRNHYQSFCRNGIKISVHDFVYVLAEEDKRLVAYLEDMYEDSRGNRMVVVRWFHKIDEVGIVLPLNFNDREIFFSLCHQDLSIECIDGLATVLGPQHFEKFLNEATHTQLEPFVCHKQFDNDEVKPFDITQVKGYWKQEILRYMYTSTLMPDVRSQSSDDVGVEGNLNDASGSRPNKRHCRSEDADACLQLTNKEESVDASRANFQNISNSLIDYRNEPETCALKDGSAVPFIHRKEAIKQKLPQFLAIGSQVEVLSQDSGIRGCWLRALIIKKHRCKVKVRYQDIMDAADETSNLEEWILASRVAVPDESGLRICGRTTVRPPPPGSNKGRVSWAFDVGSVVDAWWHDGWWEGIVVQKESEDRIHVYFPGEKQELVFGRSDLRHSEEWYENSWKHMKERPDLVTSILSGRESAHVVSKSSDGKLAQTAICDIGWSKKDEGGCVNSQLDSGNDRLKGLGFVPDLLKDDTLSQLKWKTSRKRRRVSGGSVQKLHVNVNTSKSASEIMGSHACDRFFIPKSLKVDCENCKYVGDSMFSSSVVPPLTNLVMSR